A genome region from Micromonospora inyonensis includes the following:
- a CDS encoding PP2C family protein-serine/threonine phosphatase: MTATRSGGQAGPVSGAGRAPRSADRPRDVPVDAALARELLDGLAEAVVTADARGVVTLVNAMAADLLPEVTRGGKLTLVGVPALADAAGGGATTFEAEHRGRRLAGVRRTLRDGGCAWYVRDVTEERARTDALLAERSRTAFLARAGSRLGLSLHREQTLRTSVTLAVPYLADAAVVVHRPPPPAPADAGPHWVRFTDGDPAPVTGNGPAGLPGAVPGLAEALDGDRTDASPWLDAELADLGGVLPEDFGRPGTVLVTTMLGAGGATGALVLVRRPGRAGFDQRDVNVVREFAARAGAALATADLHGEQTHLARVLQTSLLPPELPEIPGVSLAGGYRAAGDSLRIGGDFYDVSATADGGTFALGDVCGKGVGAAVLTGRVRQSLQTLRLVERRPLELMALLNRALFDAPGAARRNQFTTSLLGTLTVEPDGALCLCVAGGGHPSPLVVGVDGAVRPAVVGGMPVGALSAARFVETRIRLAPGELLLAYTDGVTEARGGPGVLEMFGETRLRQALASGAGLPPRAMIDWMLQLVDEWLGGQSQDDIAMLAIAPASTRPGARP; encoded by the coding sequence GTGACCGCCACCCGAAGCGGAGGGCAGGCCGGTCCGGTCAGCGGCGCCGGCCGGGCCCCCCGCTCCGCCGACCGGCCCCGGGACGTCCCCGTCGACGCCGCCCTCGCCCGTGAACTGCTCGACGGGCTGGCCGAGGCGGTCGTCACCGCCGACGCGCGGGGCGTGGTGACCCTGGTCAACGCGATGGCCGCCGACCTGCTGCCCGAGGTCACCCGGGGCGGCAAGCTGACGCTGGTCGGCGTACCGGCACTGGCCGACGCGGCCGGCGGCGGGGCGACCACCTTCGAGGCCGAGCACCGGGGACGGCGGCTGGCCGGGGTCCGTCGCACGCTCCGGGACGGCGGCTGCGCCTGGTACGTCCGGGACGTCACCGAGGAGCGGGCCCGCACCGACGCGCTGCTCGCCGAGCGCTCCCGCACCGCGTTCCTCGCCCGGGCCGGCAGCCGGCTCGGGCTCTCCCTGCACCGCGAGCAGACGCTGCGGACGTCGGTCACGCTGGCCGTGCCGTACCTCGCTGACGCCGCCGTGGTCGTCCACCGTCCGCCGCCGCCGGCTCCGGCCGACGCCGGTCCACACTGGGTACGGTTCACCGACGGCGATCCCGCGCCGGTCACCGGGAACGGCCCGGCCGGACTACCCGGCGCGGTGCCGGGACTCGCCGAGGCGCTCGACGGTGACCGTACCGACGCCAGTCCGTGGCTCGACGCCGAACTGGCCGACCTCGGTGGCGTGCTGCCGGAGGACTTCGGCCGCCCCGGCACGGTCCTGGTCACCACGATGCTCGGGGCGGGCGGCGCGACCGGGGCGTTGGTCCTGGTGCGCCGGCCGGGCCGGGCCGGCTTCGACCAGCGCGACGTCAACGTGGTCCGGGAGTTCGCCGCGCGGGCCGGGGCGGCCCTGGCCACCGCCGACCTCCACGGCGAGCAGACCCACCTGGCCCGGGTGCTCCAGACCAGCCTGCTCCCGCCCGAACTGCCCGAGATCCCCGGCGTGTCGCTGGCCGGTGGCTACCGGGCGGCCGGCGACAGCCTACGGATCGGGGGCGACTTCTACGACGTCTCGGCCACCGCCGACGGGGGCACCTTCGCCCTCGGCGACGTCTGCGGCAAAGGCGTCGGCGCGGCCGTGCTCACCGGCCGGGTACGCCAGTCCCTACAGACCCTGCGTCTGGTCGAACGGCGTCCGCTGGAGTTGATGGCGCTACTCAACCGGGCCCTGTTCGACGCGCCCGGGGCGGCCCGGCGCAACCAGTTCACCACGTCGCTGCTCGGCACCCTGACGGTGGAGCCGGACGGCGCGCTGTGCCTCTGCGTCGCCGGGGGCGGGCACCCGTCACCGCTGGTCGTCGGGGTCGACGGTGCGGTCCGCCCGGCCGTCGTCGGCGGGATGCCGGTCGGGGCGCTCAGCGCCGCGCGGTTCGTCGAGACGCGGATCCGTCTCGCCCCCGGCGAACTGCTGCTGGCGTACACCGACGGGGTCACCGAGGCGCGCGGCGGCCCGGGGGTGCTGGAGATGTTCGGTGAAACCCGGTTGCGTCAGGCACTCGCCTCGGGGGCCGGACTCCCGCCCCGGGCCATGATCGACTGGATGCTGCAACTGGTCGACGAGTGGCTGGGCGGGCAGAGCCAGGACGACATCGCCATGCTCGCCATCGCCCCGGCGTCGACCCGGCCCGGCGCACGGCCGTGA
- a CDS encoding cobalamin B12-binding domain-containing protein, which produces MDGGTALGEAAADGGAVGAYLDHLDRVDPEGATRLVLDLLDRGWSVADVLVDVVSVAQREIGRRWLAGGWSVAQEHAATHVSEQVVAAVGRRTGRSAGRGHVVLACVEGEWHALAARIVAEVVRASGWRVTFLGASVPPRHLVSYLHQTGPDAVLLSCVQPSRLIRAARMIEACRATGVPVVAGGPGFGAGGRWATAVGAAACGASARDAVELLDRHGHLASAGEPAPPPPDDEHVAVLRRRREVVQGVTRALVPAGADADPVADAAAQVLDSLAAALLVGDPELLDEFVRWQRQALGTRDSLLDAILAGCATGLAEHPRAIRYLRLVGPGG; this is translated from the coding sequence GTGGACGGCGGGACGGCACTCGGGGAGGCGGCGGCCGACGGAGGCGCCGTCGGGGCGTACCTCGACCACCTGGACCGGGTGGACCCGGAGGGCGCCACCCGGCTCGTGCTCGACCTGCTGGACCGGGGCTGGTCGGTCGCGGACGTCCTGGTGGACGTGGTGTCCGTCGCACAGCGGGAGATCGGCCGGCGCTGGCTGGCCGGAGGGTGGAGCGTCGCCCAGGAGCACGCGGCCACGCACGTCAGCGAGCAGGTGGTGGCCGCCGTCGGCCGCCGGACCGGCCGGTCGGCCGGACGCGGTCACGTGGTGCTGGCCTGTGTCGAGGGCGAGTGGCACGCGCTGGCCGCGCGGATCGTCGCCGAGGTGGTCCGGGCCAGCGGCTGGCGGGTCACCTTCCTCGGTGCCAGCGTGCCGCCCCGCCACCTGGTCAGCTACCTGCACCAGACCGGGCCGGACGCGGTGCTGTTGAGCTGTGTGCAGCCGAGCCGGCTGATCCGGGCCGCCCGGATGATCGAGGCGTGCCGGGCGACGGGCGTCCCGGTCGTCGCCGGTGGCCCCGGCTTCGGCGCGGGCGGCCGTTGGGCCACGGCGGTGGGTGCCGCCGCGTGTGGCGCCTCCGCCCGGGACGCGGTGGAGCTGCTGGACCGGCACGGCCACCTGGCTTCGGCGGGTGAGCCGGCACCGCCTCCGCCCGACGACGAGCACGTCGCGGTGCTGCGCCGCCGCCGTGAGGTGGTGCAGGGGGTCACCCGCGCCCTTGTCCCCGCCGGAGCCGACGCGGACCCGGTGGCGGACGCCGCCGCCCAGGTGCTGGACTCGCTCGCCGCCGCGCTCCTGGTCGGCGACCCGGAGCTGCTCGACGAGTTCGTCCGGTGGCAACGTCAGGCCCTCGGCACGCGTGACTCCCTGCTCGACGCGATCCTGGCGGGCTGCGCCACAGGGCTCGCCGAACACCCCCGGGCCATCCGGTACCTGCGCCTCGTCGGCCCCGGCGGATGA
- a CDS encoding MarR family winged helix-turn-helix transcriptional regulator codes for MAEEHRPLGPEASMVAALDDAAATLLSAWEETRERTTNRLSTAQLRAVVVVEQYDGINLRRLATLLGMLLSSASRLCDRLVAAGMLEREPGRYDRREISLHLTPEAMRLLAELRAERQARLAEVLAGMSPAGREALRRGLAEFQEVARRSPPAEPPPPSAGPPDPRRPGDGPHRRPTGPAERSSGAPSDPGPAYQSPTPSATHEPRPMIDQRGPSSAFRAPAPGPGPARSPLVAVPPRTPPTARPA; via the coding sequence ATGGCCGAAGAACACCGTCCGCTCGGACCAGAAGCGAGTATGGTCGCCGCGCTCGACGATGCGGCGGCCACCCTGCTGTCCGCGTGGGAGGAAACACGGGAGCGGACGACGAACCGGCTCTCCACCGCACAGCTACGGGCGGTCGTCGTGGTGGAGCAGTACGACGGGATCAACCTCCGGCGACTGGCCACGCTCCTGGGGATGCTGCTCTCCTCGGCCAGCCGACTGTGCGACCGGCTGGTCGCCGCCGGCATGTTGGAGCGCGAGCCCGGCCGGTACGACCGTCGGGAGATCTCGCTGCACCTCACTCCGGAGGCCATGCGTCTCCTCGCCGAACTGCGGGCCGAACGGCAGGCGCGCCTGGCCGAGGTGCTCGCCGGGATGAGCCCGGCCGGACGGGAGGCGCTGCGGCGCGGGCTGGCCGAGTTCCAGGAGGTCGCGCGCCGGTCACCGCCGGCCGAGCCGCCCCCGCCCTCGGCCGGACCGCCCGACCCGCGCCGGCCCGGCGACGGGCCGCACCGGCGCCCGACCGGTCCTGCGGAACGGTCCAGCGGTGCGCCCTCCGATCCGGGCCCGGCGTACCAGTCGCCGACCCCGTCCGCGACCCACGAACCGCGTCCGATGATCGATCAGCGCGGACCCTCGTCGGCGTTCCGCGCTCCGGCACCCGGGCCGGGTCCGGCGCGTTCTCCGCTGGTCGCCGTGCCACCCCGGACGCCGCCCACCGCCCGGCCCGCCTGA